A genomic segment from Corylus avellana chromosome ca5, CavTom2PMs-1.0 encodes:
- the LOC132182470 gene encoding protein TPX2-like isoform X1, with amino-acid sequence MDDDMEEFVVEPFVAEEIDFDYEFDAPRSYDFTWPETDLEAGEAERWFESAQSYPPSPFVLKFKWPKDVPVENTSTYAKPRNDGNMDSIGNYSDSCMGSEVSATDDSNKGYYNQMAQASPKAKTKSPVKSTLTRSSTLMKPTASHLAKQNKPQEIHSTRFLRRFQNKLENIDESSSRSAYVIDCQATKRQKLETGYLKKVAHLKHQSLLLHRLPNKVETVDVNSVVRSRPEVTIPREPNLATARRAQRDRCKIKTESGQHAQSSAYSFKARPLNRKILEAPSFPLPKKSIPQLQEIQVFHLKTSERAMQRASSNAGNISKCNSVSQSETVDSKSLNGDALKRNCKTVNKVKARPLYTKEFNFLTDKKFPEPPIELLSKLSLASDSHPNGESQSKMYQPTKVAKENTPGPFHRARVCQYHTIGLEVV; translated from the exons ATGGACGACGACATGGAGGAATTTGTTGTGGAGCCGTTTGTGGCTGAAGAAATCGATTTTGATTACGAGTTCGATGCGCCTCGCTCCTACGATTTCACTTGGCCGGAGACGGATCTGGAGGCCGGAGAAGCCGAGCGCTGGTTCGAATCAGCACAAAGTTATCCGCCTTCGC CTTTCGTCCTAAAGTTCAAGTGGCCAAAAGACGTTCCTGTAGAAAATACGAGCACCTATGCTAAACCCAGAAATGATGGAAACATGGATTCCATTGGGAATTACTCTGACAGCTGCATGGGTTCTGAAGTTTCTGCAACAGATGATTCCAACAAAG GATATTATAATCAGATGGCTCAAGCTAGTCCAAAAGCTAAAACAAAGTCCCCAGTGAAGTCAACATTAACAAGGAGTTCAACTTTAATGAAACCAACAGCAAGTCATTTGGCCAAGCAGAATAAACCTCAAGAAATTCATTCCACGCGATTCTTGAGAAG GTTTCAGAATAAGTTAGAGAACATTGATGAAAGCAGTTCACGGAGTGCTTATGTAATTGACTGCCAAGCTAccaaaagacaaaagttggaGACTGGTTACTTAAAGAAG GTTGCTCACCTGAAGCATCAATCTCTTTTGCTACACAGGTTACCTAATAAG GTTGAAACTGTTGATGTAAACTCTGTTGTGCGTAGTAGACCTGAAGTTACCATTCCTAGAGAACCTAATCTGGCAACAGCACGTAGGGCACAAAGAGATAG GTGTAAGATCAAAACAGAGTCGGGTCAACATGCACAATCAAGTGCTTATAGCTTCAAAGCACGCCCTTTGAACAGAAAA ATTCTTGAGGCACCTTCATTTCCTCTTCCTAAAAAGAGCATACCACAGCTGCAAGAGATTCAA GTGTTTCACTTGAAGACCTCAGAAAGGGCTATGCAACGCGCGTCTAGTAAT GCAGGGAATATATCTAAATGCAACTCTGTTTCACAAAGTGAAACTGTGGACAGTAAAAG TCTAAATGGTGATGCTTTAAAGCGGAACTGCAAAACAGTTAACAAAGTCAAAGCCCGTCCTCTTTATACAAAG gaattcaattttttaactGATAAGAAGTTTCCTGAGCCACCAATAGAATTACTTAGTAAG CTCTCCTTAGCATCGGATTCCCACCCTAATGGGGAATCTCAGTCAAAAATGTACCAGCCCACTAAG GTTGCTAAAGAGAACACACCAGGTCCTTTCCATCGAGCACGAGTGTGTCAGTATCATA CAATTGGGTTGGAAGTGGTATGA
- the LOC132182470 gene encoding protein TPX2-like isoform X2, with product MDDDMEEFVVEPFVAEEIDFDYEFDAPRSYDFTWPETDLEAGEAERWFESAQSYPPSPFVLKFKWPKDVPVENTSTYAKPRNDGNMDSIGNYSDSCMGSEVSATDDSNKGYYNQMAQASPKAKTKSPVKSTLTRSSTLMKPTASHLAKQNKPQEIHSTRFLRRFQNKLENIDESSSRSAYVIDCQATKRQKLETGYLKKVAHLKHQSLLLHRLPNKVETVDVNSVVRSRPEVTIPREPNLATARRAQRDRCKIKTESGQHAQSSAYSFKARPLNRKILEAPSFPLPKKSIPQLQEIQVFHLKTSERAMQRASSNAGNISKCNSVSQSETVDSKSLNGDALKRNCKTVNKVKARPLYTKEFNFLTDKKFPEPPIELLSKLSLASDSHPNGESQSKMYQPTKVAKENTPGPFHRARVSIGLEVV from the exons ATGGACGACGACATGGAGGAATTTGTTGTGGAGCCGTTTGTGGCTGAAGAAATCGATTTTGATTACGAGTTCGATGCGCCTCGCTCCTACGATTTCACTTGGCCGGAGACGGATCTGGAGGCCGGAGAAGCCGAGCGCTGGTTCGAATCAGCACAAAGTTATCCGCCTTCGC CTTTCGTCCTAAAGTTCAAGTGGCCAAAAGACGTTCCTGTAGAAAATACGAGCACCTATGCTAAACCCAGAAATGATGGAAACATGGATTCCATTGGGAATTACTCTGACAGCTGCATGGGTTCTGAAGTTTCTGCAACAGATGATTCCAACAAAG GATATTATAATCAGATGGCTCAAGCTAGTCCAAAAGCTAAAACAAAGTCCCCAGTGAAGTCAACATTAACAAGGAGTTCAACTTTAATGAAACCAACAGCAAGTCATTTGGCCAAGCAGAATAAACCTCAAGAAATTCATTCCACGCGATTCTTGAGAAG GTTTCAGAATAAGTTAGAGAACATTGATGAAAGCAGTTCACGGAGTGCTTATGTAATTGACTGCCAAGCTAccaaaagacaaaagttggaGACTGGTTACTTAAAGAAG GTTGCTCACCTGAAGCATCAATCTCTTTTGCTACACAGGTTACCTAATAAG GTTGAAACTGTTGATGTAAACTCTGTTGTGCGTAGTAGACCTGAAGTTACCATTCCTAGAGAACCTAATCTGGCAACAGCACGTAGGGCACAAAGAGATAG GTGTAAGATCAAAACAGAGTCGGGTCAACATGCACAATCAAGTGCTTATAGCTTCAAAGCACGCCCTTTGAACAGAAAA ATTCTTGAGGCACCTTCATTTCCTCTTCCTAAAAAGAGCATACCACAGCTGCAAGAGATTCAA GTGTTTCACTTGAAGACCTCAGAAAGGGCTATGCAACGCGCGTCTAGTAAT GCAGGGAATATATCTAAATGCAACTCTGTTTCACAAAGTGAAACTGTGGACAGTAAAAG TCTAAATGGTGATGCTTTAAAGCGGAACTGCAAAACAGTTAACAAAGTCAAAGCCCGTCCTCTTTATACAAAG gaattcaattttttaactGATAAGAAGTTTCCTGAGCCACCAATAGAATTACTTAGTAAG CTCTCCTTAGCATCGGATTCCCACCCTAATGGGGAATCTCAGTCAAAAATGTACCAGCCCACTAAG GTTGCTAAAGAGAACACACCAGGTCCTTTCCATCGAGCACGAGTGT CAATTGGGTTGGAAGTGGTATGA